Part of the Corynebacterium caspium DSM 44850 genome, GCGAACATACCACCAGCAGCAACCTGACGCATGGCCAAGTTCTTCTCACGCATGGAGACAATCATTACACCAGTGGCAACACCGAAGCAGGCGAAGTTCCAGGCACCCATGGGGCCCTGGATGAAGTCATAGCCCAAGGTGCTGATATTCACGATCATGATGGCATTTAGTGGCCAGTGCAAACCTAGCGGAACTAGGAATGGGTATAGCAGTGGAATTACTACTGCCAAGATGAACGGTGAAAGTCCATTTAGCCAGAATAGGAATTCAGAAATTCCGTTACCAATTCCAAGGCCGAAGGGGCCAACTAGGAAGGCGGTAAGTGGAATCATTACCAACAGGGAGATGAAAGGTACGAAAACCATCTGGACAGCGCCAGGAATGACCTTCTTTAGACCCTTTTCAACCCAGAAGAGCAAAATAGCAGCCAAAATTGGCGGGAATACCTGCCCACCGTAGTTTTGGATGTACATAGGCAGTCCGAAGACGATTGCCTTATAGGCATATTGCCCTTCGATATTGGTAGCAACCTTAGTTGCAGTCTCTGTCATACCCAAGAATTCAGGAGTGAATAGAGCTGCAGGAATAGCTGCACCTACCCATTCATTGGCGCCGAGCTTACGAGCAGCGGTAGCTCCAACGAAAATTGGGAGGAAGTAGAAGACGGATCGCCACATGGAGTGCATGAACTGGTAGCTTTCCGGCTGCTCATTCATAGGAGCACGGAAATCTTGCCAGCCAATGGTATCTGCGAGAACCAGAAGCGTAATGATTAGTGAGGCACCAAGAAGAGCCCACAGAACCGGGCGGAACGTGTCCGATAGGAATTCGAAGGCGTAATCTACATAACCGAAACGGCTGCGCACCCCTCCGTATTCCTTATTGGAGGAAGCAGCTTTAGAAGCTCCCTCGCCCATGCCTGGTTCTTTATTAATAGCGGCGTAATATTCGGCTACCCCGCCTCCCATAATGATCTGGAGGCCAGTTTCGCCCTGCTTAACAACGCCGAGCACTGAGGGATCATTTTCTAAAGCTGATACATTAACTTTTGATTGATCCGACAACTGCATGCGTAAACGCGTAGCACAGTGAGTAAAAGAGGTGACGTTTTCTGCGCCACCAATATTGCTCAAAATATGCTGTGCAGTTGTAGTTGTAGAGGATGCCATATGAGGTGCGTCCTTTCACTGCATTACAAACGTTCGTGCGGGAGTGCACGAACAGCAACTATTTATAATAAGGCCTCGCGAGGTAATTCCCAATGCTTCTAAAGAATTAGGGCAAAAGAAAATACCCCCGCAATATGCGGGGGTATTTCTTTACTTAGCTAAAAGCGCTTATATCCTAGCAGTTTTTAGTTACCAGCAAGCTTCTCGCGCAAAGCTGCGAGCTGCTCATCGGAAGCCAAGGAACCAGCGACCTCTTCAGTCTCGGATACCGGAGCTGCATCCTCAGACTTGGAAGAGTAATTGGTTGCGGTTTCTTCGGCAGCTTCTGCAGCGGCGGCGCGATGGCGCTCCACCTGTGCAGCGTGGCTCTGGTGACGACGCTCAGATTCGGCGTAACGGCTTTCCCAAGCCTCGCGCTGGGCGTCAAAGCCTTCCATCCACTCGTTGGTCTCAGGATCGAAACCTTCAGGGAAGATGTAGTTACCCTGCTCGTCATAAGAATCAGCCATTCCGTACTTGGAAGGATCGAATTCCTCGGAGAAGTCTTCATCTGCCTGCTTGAGGGAAAGGGAAATACGACGACGATCAAGATCGATGTCGATAACCTTAACCATTGCCTCTTCACCAACAGCAACAACCTGGTCAGGAACCTCTACGTGGCGCTGTGCCAACTCAGAGATGTGGACTAGGCCTTCAATGCCTTCATCAACGCGAACGAATGCGCCGAACGGAACCAGCTTGGTGACCTTGCCGGGAACAATCTGGCCCACGGCATGGGTGCGGGCGAATACACGCCACGGATCTTCCTGGGTGGCCTTCAAGGAGAGAGATACGCGTTCACGGTCTAGATCAACATCTAGGACCTCAACGGTTACTTCGTCGCCTACAGATACAACCTCAGAGGGGTGATCGATGTGCTTCCAAGAAAGCTCGGAAACGTGTACCAATCCGTCTACGCCGCCGAGATCAACGAATGCGCCGAAGTTGACGATGGAAGAAACAGCACCCTTGCGGACCTGTCCCTTCTGTAGCTGATGTAGGAATTCGGAGCGAACCTCAGACTGGGTCTGCTCGAGCCAAGCACGACGGGAGAGCACGACATTATTGCGGTGCTTGTCCAGCTCGATGATCTTAGCTTCGATTTCCTGACCGATATAGGGGTCAAGATCGCGAACGCGGCGCATTTCAACCAGCGATGCAGGGAGGAAGCCACGCAGACCAATATCGAGGATAAGGCCGCCCTTGACGACCTCGATGACGGTACCGGTAACAGGCTCGTCATTCTCTTTAAGCTGCTCGATGGTTCCCCAAGCACGCTCGTACTGAGCACGCTTCTTGGAAAGGATGAGGCGACCTTCCTTATCCTCTTTAGTGAGGACTAGGGCGTCAATCTGATCGCCGATCTGGACGACTTCGTCCGGATCAACATCATGCTTGATCGACAATTCGCGAGTAGGGATGACACCCTCGGTCTTGTAGCCGATGTCTAGGAGGACCTCATCATGGTCGACCTTAACAACGGTGCCTTCAACGATGTCGCCATCATTGAAGTACTTGATGGTTTGGTCTACTGCTGCAAGGAAATCCTCAGCAGTGCCAATATCGTTGATGGCTACCTGAGGGACGTTGGAGTTGGGCATATGTTTAAGTGCTCCGAAATTTGGATAGGATCTAGAAAGCGGACAGAGTGCAGATCTCTCAAATCCCCTAGCTGACTAGGGGTTTGATCTCGTTTCACCACATACATTCCCTCCTATCAAGGGAATATCTGCTGTGAACGTAGATATGCTTTCAATAAGTTACCGCACCTCGCAGGATTTGACAAACAAGGATGTTTCCAGTTGACCCTAAATTCGGCTGCTCACGCCAACCGTTCTTGGTGGGATAAAGATGCCAAAAACTACCATGCCGAACACCCCGAGTATTTGAGCTCATTTTACTGGTCTCCCGAAATGCTCCACGAAGCTGACGTCGCATTATTGGGTGAAACTACTGACGCTCATATTTTAGAAATTGGGTGCGGTAGCGCTCCGTGTACCCAGTGGCTACAAAAAAGAGCAGCTTTTGCCACCGGTTTTGATATTTCACTGGGAATGCTGCAACTGGCTGGGGAAAAACTTCCTTTAGTACAAGCCGATGCCCACGCATTTCCTTATCGCTGCAATAGCTTTGACATTATATTTTCCGCCTTTGGAGCTTTGCCCTTTGTACCGGACCTATTGCCAGTTTTTCTCGAAGTAGCCCGCTGCTTGCGCACTAGCTCTAAAAATCCGGGAAAATTCATATTTTCAGTGGCTCATCCCATGCGGTGGATTTTTGCAGATGATCCCGAAACTCTAGAGGTTCGCTATTCCTATTTCGAAAAAGAATATGTGGAATCCTCGGGAAAGGAATTAACCTATGCCGAATTCCAGCATCAAATTGGAGACTATATTCGCGCCTTAAATGCCGCAGGTTTTGAGCTGCAAAATTTAATTGAGCCCACTTGGCCCGCAGATCTAACTACGACCTGGGGCCAATGGTCTCCAAAACGTGGGGCCTATATTCCTGGAACTGCGATTTTTAGTGCGCTGCTTCGTCCCAATTAGCGCCCACACCCACCGAAACTTCCAGTGGAACTTTCAAACTTATGGCCCGATCCATTTCGGTTTCGACGATTTTCTTAACCTGCTCTAGCTCTCCTGGATATACCTCAACTACTAGTTCATCGTGCACCTGAAGCAAGACTCTGGACTTGACTTTGGCCTTTTGTAGCTCTCTGTCTACGCGAATCATCGCAATCTTGATTACTTCGGCGGCAGTACCTTGAATAGGGGCATTTAAAGCTGCCCGCTCAGCGTTATCGCGCGCTAATCTATTGGGAGAATTTAGATCTGGCAGATAACGTCTCCGGCCAAATACCGTAGCTGTATATCCATCTGCCCGCGCCTTTTCCACCACTTGTTCCAGGTATTTTTTAACTCCCCCAAAACGTCGGAAATAGGCCTCCATAATGGACTTTGCCTCCCCTGGTGGAATATTTAGCTGTTTAGCTAAACCATATGCAGAAAGCCCATAAGCTAGGCCATAAGACATCGCTTTTACACGGCGACGCAAATCTGGAGTTACCCCATCTATTGGTACTTCAAAGACTTGGGCACCCACATAATTATGGAGATCTTCACCTTTAAGATAGGCGTCGATTAGTCCAGCATCTTCAGAAAGATGGGCCATAACCCGCATTTCAATCTGCGAATAATCCGCCGTAAGCAGGCACTCATAACCTGGACCAGGAATAAAGGATTTACGGATTTCTCGACCCGCTGGAGTACGCACCGGAATATTTTGCAAATTAGGCTCAGTGGAAGAAAGTCGGCCAGTGGTGGTCGCGGTTTGATTAAAGGTGGTATGAATGCGCCCATCAGAAGCAATAGCTTTTATTAAGCCCTCCAAAGTAGTTTTCAGCTTCTGGTATTCCCGATGCGCTAATAAATGCTCCAAAAATGGGTGCGGATTAGTTAATGCTAGAGCCTCAAGTTCTGCCGCCGCAGTGGAATAACCGGTTTTCGTCTTTTTAGTCTTAGGCAATGCCAAGGTATCAAAAAGTACTTTTTGCAACTGTTGGGGACTAGTCAAACTTAAATTAGGATCTCCGGCAATCTCCCTAGCTGCGGCAACTTCATTTTCCACCTGTTGTTCAAAATGGCTGAGCTGTTCTTCTAGCACTTCCCTATTAACAGCAATGCCAGCAGCCTCCATGCGCTGCAAAATACCTGCCAGAGGAATTTCTAGCTCCTGATAGAGCTCATAAGCTTCTGCTTCTAGGAGTCGCTTAGCTAATTCAGCTGCTAACTCGATGACGGCAGCGGCCTGTTTTTCCAGTGGCACCACTGCTGAATCGCTATCCTCATCTTCTTGGGCCACTAAGCCACGTTCTAGGTAGCGGCGGTACAGATCGGCAAGTTCGTAGCGTCGTTGATCAGGACGCAACAGGTAACTAGCTAATAAAGTATCGTGCGCTATCCCGTTTAAGGAATAACCTTCGGCAGCCAGTTGGGCGCTAATCTCCTTGGCTCCATGAACGCATTTATATTTTTCCGGCGCACTTAACCACTTAGCCAACTGTGTAGCTTCAACCCCTGAAAGCTCAGCTAGATCTAGCAAAATACCGTGGTGTTCACCGTTGACGATAGCCATTTTTTGAGTTGCGGCATCAAAAGCTAAACCGAGTACCGAATGCTCTTCGTTTAGCCAAACCAGACCAGATTCTTCCACGGTAATTTCCGCGATAACCTCAGCTTGCAGACTCTCGGTCAAAACGGCGGCGGCTTCATTAGATTTATCAAGCTTGAGAATATTAAGAATACGAGAACGCAAATTATTGCCGAATTCCCATTTCTCCAATTGCTGATTTAGGGCTGCGATATCAGCTACCTGTAAATCTAATTCCTCAGGTTGCACCGGCAATTCCACATCGAGAACCATTTGGGTGAGCTCCCGATTCAATTTCACCTGCGCAATACGCTCGCGAAGATTCTCTCCCACTTTGCCTTTAATTTCACCGGCTTTATCCAGTAAATTTGCCAGGTTTTCATACTGGACGATCCACCGCATTGCAGTTTTCTCGCCCACCCCGGGCACACTTGGCAAATTATCAGATGGATCCCCACGCAAAGCTGCATAATCTGGATACTGTGTGGGGCTTAAACCGTATTTTTTCTCCACTTCTGCAGGAGTAAAACGGTGTAGCTGCGATACTCCGCGCACTGGATATAATACGGTCACTTTTTCATCTACCAGCTGGAAATAGTCTCTATCTCCAGTGACAATTAGCACTTCATAGTCAGCAGGTGCAGCGGTGGCGAGGGTGGCTAAAATATCGTCAGCCTCATAATAAGGATTCGACAGTGTGGTCACCCCCATGGTTTCCAGGAAATCCCGGATGATTTCCACCTGCCCCTTAAACTCCTGCGGTGTAGGTTTCCGCTGGGCTTTATATTCAGGGAAAAGTTCACTACGGAAGGTTTTGCGGCCTTCATCGAAAGCTACCGCGACCTTGGTTGGCTGCTCAGTTCGCAATAAGGAACTAAACATCGTCAAGAAACCATAAACCGCATTGGTGTACTGACCAGAAGTGGTGGAAAAGTTATCGCCACGAAGGGCATAAAAAGCACGAAATGCCATCGAGTGGCCGTCAATAAGCAGGAGTCTTTCATTCACGTGTGCCCAGTGTACTGACCCGATTATATTGATGAGCATTGATGCGCTATTATGGTTCACGAGCAAGCCCCCGTAGCCCAATTGGCAGAGGCAACGGATTCAAAACCCGTCCAGTGTGAGTTCGAGTCTCACCGGGGGCACTCTTTTGATGCCTGGACCCTTAAAAGTCCAGGCATTTTGCTATATCTAGGATATCTAGCGATATAAACCTCGCAGGGCACGGGGTGTGCCGGCACAGAGATCCCAAGACTAATAAATGAATAATTTACAGCCTTCATGCAAGAAATCGGGGAATTTTGGGCGATTTATGCACACCTCTTGCGATGAGTCGCAATAATACAATGGGTTTTAAGCGCTCTAAGGTGTATTCTTTTCTGCATACCCTGTCCCCGATTAAGGAAAATATGTCCTCTACCTCTCCATTGACCTTCGCTGCCAATATGCTTCGCGGCGCCTTGATTGGCATAGCCGAGTTGGTCCCTGGGATTTCCGGGGGAACCGTAGCGCTCATCGTGGGCATCTATGAAAAAGCTCTGCATAATGCCAGCGGACTTTTGAAACTGGCACGCACTAGATCTAAAGCCGATGCCCAAAAAATCGATTGGGCCTTTCTGATAGCAGTAGCTATTGGCATGTTAGGAGCCGCAATTGGGGTCGCAGGGTTACTGCAAGACTTTGTGCTAAATCACCCAAGCATCTCCCGGGGGCTATTTCTAGGCATGGTGATTATTTCCTTAATAGTTCCACTAGGAATGCTTGATCCGCGCGAATTAAAAGCCCATAAGCTGCCATTAATAGGTCTTTTTATAGGCTTTGCAGTCTTAGCTTTTTTTGGTACCGGATTTACCGCCACTGCACATGAAAACCCACCACTTATTGCCATATTTTTTGCGGCCATGGTGGCAGTATGTGCCTTGATTTTGCCAGGGCTTTCGGGATCTTTTCTACTGCTTGCCCTGGGATTATATAGCCCAGTTATCGGAGCAGTGCGCGCAGGAACCGTATCAGTTTTAGTGGTATTTATACTCGGCGCATTAATAGGGCTAATCAGCTTTGTGAAAATACTTGACTGGCTCCTCACAAATAAACGCACCTACACCCTAGTAGTAATGGCCGGCCTCATGCTGGGCTCTTTAAGAGCCTTATGGCCTTGGCAAACTCCCGATGGGGCGCTGCTAGCTCCCACCGGCCCCAACCAACTCAGCGTTTGGATTGCAGTGCTAACCGGAGCCGCTTTGGTGGCAGTCATTTTATATATCGACTACCGACATGGTCAGCATCAGCCAGCCCAAATTATTAAAGATTCGGAGCCAACCGCATGATTTTTAGAAAAACCCTGGCCACCAGTGCGGTGATGCTAGTCAGCCTCTTTGGATTATCTGCCTGTGTCACTAACGAGGAAACTAGCACTCCAGCAGGTTGGCAGCAGGTAATCCCGCCGGCAGACCCAAAGGTACAAGAACTAGTCCCGGCAGAAATTAGAGCTCGCGGAGTGCTAACAACTGCCACTAATCCCCCATTTGCTCCTTTTGAATTTAAAGATTCTGCTGGAAATATTATTGGCGTAGAAATGGATCTAGCCCGCGCGGTAGCTGCAGTGATGGGGCTGGAACTTAAAATTAGTCAACAAGATTTTGCCCTAATTTTACCGTCCATAGATGGTGGCACCATAGATTTCGGGGCTTCCGGATTCACCGATAATGAAGAGCGTCGGGCTAATTATGACTTCGTCAATACGCTATACGCTGGTCTGCAATGGGCGCAGCTAAGTGACGCCCCGCCGGTTGATCCCAATAATGCCTGTGGTTTATCGATTGCAGTTCAGCGCACCACAGTTTCTGAAACCACTGATTTAAGGCCTAAATCAGCAGAATGTGTAGCCAAAGGCTTAAAGCCAATTGAAATATTGTCCTATGATTCCTCTGATTCTGCTGCTACGGCTGTGATTGTGGGTCGGGCGGCAGCATTTTCTGCAGACTCTCCAGTTACCGCTTGGGCAGTTGAGCGCGCCGCTGGCAAACTAAAAACCGCTGGCCCAATGTTTACCGCGGCACCTTATGGTTTTGCTGCTCCTAAAGGGTCCCAACTATCTATAGCGCTAGCAGCAGCGATGCAATCTTTAATCGATTCTGGCGATTACGCTCGCATTTTGCAGTATTGGAATATTACCGACGGGTTAATTGAACATGCCCTGATTAATGAAAAACCACTAGGAGAGCTGTAATGACAAACTCCCCCACTCCCGCATCTGCGGGAATACCTCAAGGAAATAAACCAATTAAGGCTGTCCCCTTGCGCCATCCAGGACGTTGGATAGGTTCAGGGATTATCTTCCTTTTAGCCGCATGGTTCATTATCAGTGCGCTTCGCAATGAAGCTTATGGTTGGGATACTTACCGGGCTTATATCTTTGATACTCGCGTGGCCACCGCTGCTTTGCATACTATTTCCATCACCGCTCTAGCCATGATTATTGGCATTATATTAGGTGTTTTAGCAGCAGTGGGGAGAATGTCTCCCAACCCTTTAATGAACTCAGTAGCTTGGGTTTTCCTTTGGATTTTCCGCGGCACGCCCATTTATGTTCAGTTAGTTTTCTGGGGATTACTTGGCTCTTTATATCAAGCAATCCAACTAGGGCCACTTTCTTTTAGCCTTGAAAATATACTCTCTAATATGTTTATCCTCGCCGTTATTGGCTTAGGGCTAAACGAAGGCGCCTATATGGCTGAAATTGTACGGTCTGGTATTCAAGCTGTTCCGGAAGGCCAGATAGAGGCTTCTCGAGCCCTAGGTATGAGTTGGGGCCTGACGATGCGTCGTACGGTATTACCACAGGCTATGCGAATTATTATTCCCCCTACTGGTAATGAATTTATCTCGCTTCTAAAGACCACCTCCTTAGTAGTTGCTATTCCCTATACTCAAGAGCTCTATGGGCGCTCAATGGATATTGCCAATGCGCTCTTTGATCCAGTTCCGATGCTCCTAGTGGCAGCCACTTGGTATCTGGCCATAACTTCCTTGCTGATGGTGGCGCAACACTACCTAGAAAAGTATTTCGATCGTGGTTCCACTAAGGAATTAACTCCCCGCCAGTTAGCAGCTCTAGCTGATGCTGAAGGTGCACTACCCGGTAATGTAACTGTGATTTCTGAACGGAGAAAATAATCGTGAGTGGCAGCACCAACACCACCCTCATGGTGGAAATGAATGAAGTACATAAATCATTTGGCAGCTTAGAAGTACTTAAAGGTATTAATCTAAAAGTTCCCCACGGTACAGTAATGACGCTAATCGGACCCTCGGGGTCTGGAAAATCTACGCTATTGCGCTGTATTAATCACCTAGAAGTAGTTAATGGAGGCCGGCTTTACGTAGATGGAGAACTAATCGGTTACCGCGAAAAAGATGGCATATTATACGAAATATCTGCACGAGACGCCGCCAAACAGCGTGCAGATATTGGGATGGTTTTCCAGCAATTTAATCTTTTCTCCCACCGCACGGTCTTAGAAAACATCATAGAAGCTCCAATTCATGTAAAAAAGCAACCCGTAGAAGTTGCTAAAAAACGTGCGCTAGAACTACTTGAAACTGTTGGTTTAGCACATAAAGCCGATGCCTACCCGGCACAACTTTCTGGTGGACAACAACAACGTATTGCTATCGCACGAGCCTTAGCAATGGAGCCCAAACTCATGCTCTTTGATGAGCCCACTTCAGCTTTGGATCCAGAGCTAGTAGGCGAAGTTCTAAAGGTAATGAAGAACCTGGCCGCCCAAGGCATGACCATGGTTGTAGTCACCCATGAAATCGGTTTTGCTCGAGAAGTATCAGACCAAGTGGTGTTCATGGATGCTGGTGTAGTGGTGGAAGCCGGACCCCCGGAACAAGTTATTGATAATCCTCAAGAAACACGTACCCAAGAATTTCTTTCTTCTTTATTTAAATAACCGCACAGTAGGGTGCTAAAGTCCGCGCCAAATAAAATTGCCCGCCTCATCAAGGGGCGGGCTTTTCTATATATACAGCCTAGTTACTAGTGCAACTTTGATATTTAAGTGCTAAGAACTCCTACTAAACCTTTAATAAATACCGTAGCAGAGCCAATTACAGCTAAGGATAAGGCTAATTTATAGGCATTATTTCGAGGAACTCGTCCAGAAATTACGGTGCCAAGGCTAATACCGGCAGTTAAACCAAGTATTCCAACCACCCAAACCCACATGCTTATAGAGCCAAAATTAGCAGCGCCAGTACCAAATTTAAGACTAAGCGACACTGCCCCTGCCACTACATATAGCGGCTGTAAAGTTGAGGTAAAAGCCCGGGGTTCCCACCTGGCAGCTTGGGCATATACCGTGATTGAAGGACCAGCGATCGCAGCTACAGTATTCATAAAACCGGCCCCTACACCAGCAATAAATGCCGGTATTTTACCTTTAACCGGGGGTATAAAGCGCTTTAAAAGCGTAACTATAAGCAAGGCCACCAGTAGGGTAAATCCCACTATGGCCTGCAAAATTACAGTGCGCACGGTACCAATGAGGAAAATTGCAGGTATTGCCCCCATTAAGATTCCTGGAGCAATTACTACAAATCTACGCCACTGAATATTTCGCCATACCGTGGTAGTTAGCGCTGCAGCATTAATAAATGCCAAAACATTTACTACTAATACCCCTTGTACTGGGCCAAATAATAAGGCTACTATAGGCCCGCTAACTAGCCCCAGACCCATTCCACCAATCCGTTGTAAGCAGGAGCCTAGCAATACTGTTAAGAACAGGATAACTAGCTCCCAAGGCATTCCCATTAATTACCTTTAGCTTTGAGAGATTGGATAGCTTTATATACCGCTGGAGGTACTAAACCAGAAATATCGCCGCCATATTTCGCCACTTCTTTAAGTAAAGAAGAGGAAACATAACCATATTTTTCATCGGTCATGAGGAAAACTGTATCAACCCCAGATAGGCGCCGATTCATCTGAGCCATAGGCACCTCATAGTCATAATCTAAAGAAGAACGCAGACCTTTAACTAGGGCAGTTATTCCATGGGCGGTGGTGTAATCCACTAATAATCCCGACCAGGAATCCACCTTCACATTAGGTAAATGTTTAATGGATTGGGAAATTAATTCCATACGTTGTTCAATACTAAATAACCCCGAAGGTTTGGCCGGATTGCCCGTCACTAATACCGTGACTTCATCGAATTGGGCAGCGGCACGCTCAAATATATCCAAATGGCCTACAGTCACTGGATCAAAAGAACCTGGACAAACGACCTTAGTCATGCAGTTGCTCCTCAGAGTCAATATCGCCAACGCTATACACCGCTATATCCATACGAGTGCGCCCATAAGTACGCCGCTTGAGCTTTTGCTTAGTGGGAGTAAAGCCTTTAGGCCAAGCGACTTCTGGGGAACGGGTATCGCGCTCAACTACTACTACTGCACCTTCTCGCAACAGCGGAATTAAGGCTTCTACCATTTCATTTACCGCCTCATCGCTTAAATCATAAGGCGGATCGGCGAGCACCATATCAAAGAATTCCCGCGGCGCACTGGCAACATAGGTAGAAGCTTTCGCCTCAACTACGCGAGTATCTGGGTGCCCTATTTTTTGGGCATTCGCAGCAATTACTGAGATCGCAGACTTGTGGTTATCTACCAATACCACTGTTGCCGCCCCGCGAGAGGCTGCTTCTAGCCCAAGAGCTCCAGAACCTGCAAAAAGATCCAGGACGCGTTTTTCCACGAATCCAAAACGCACCTGCAAGGAGGAAAATAGCCCTTCCTTGGCACGGTCAGAGGTCGGACGCGTCCCTGTTGGGGGTACTGCCAGTTTTCGGCCACGGGCTTGGCCTGCAATAATTCTTGCCACAGTGCACTCCTTTTTTAATGTGGCGTTGAGTTTAGCTTTTATCCAAGAAGGCTTGGTCATCCGGGGCAATATCTACCACTAATGCCTCTGCTAACTTCCTATTTCTGCTAACCAGTGCCTTGGCATCTTGGTTTGCGCGTTCAATTAAGGGGATATCCCGGCGTAAATTTAAAAGCGCTAACCTGGAGCGCCCAGATTGCGCAGCTCCCAAGATATCGCCTTCCCGACGAAACTCCACATCTGCTTCTGCTAGCTCAAAACCACTGGTAGTAGCTGCTACGATATGCAGCCTTTCCAACGCTAATTCTTGGACAGAATTAGTCATAAAAAAGCAGATTGAACCATGCTCCCCCCGGCCCACACGTCCGCGCAACTGATGCAACTGGGAAATACCGAAATGATCTGCCTCACGAATCACCATCACGCTGGCATTGGGCACGTCCACGCCTACTTCAATCACAGTAGTAGCTACCAGAATATCTATATCGCCTGCACTAAAAGCGCGCATCACAGATTCCTTTTCAGCAGGACGCATCTTGCCGTGCAATATTTCC contains:
- a CDS encoding class I SAM-dependent DNA methyltransferase, which produces MTLNSAAHANRSWWDKDAKNYHAEHPEYLSSFYWSPEMLHEADVALLGETTDAHILEIGCGSAPCTQWLQKRAAFATGFDISLGMLQLAGEKLPLVQADAHAFPYRCNSFDIIFSAFGALPFVPDLLPVFLEVARCLRTSSKNPGKFIFSVAHPMRWIFADDPETLEVRYSYFEKEYVESSGKELTYAEFQHQIGDYIRALNAAGFELQNLIEPTWPADLTTTWGQWSPKRGAYIPGTAIFSALLRPN
- the polA gene encoding DNA polymerase I; translation: MLIDGHSMAFRAFYALRGDNFSTTSGQYTNAVYGFLTMFSSLLRTEQPTKVAVAFDEGRKTFRSELFPEYKAQRKPTPQEFKGQVEIIRDFLETMGVTTLSNPYYEADDILATLATAAPADYEVLIVTGDRDYFQLVDEKVTVLYPVRGVSQLHRFTPAEVEKKYGLSPTQYPDYAALRGDPSDNLPSVPGVGEKTAMRWIVQYENLANLLDKAGEIKGKVGENLRERIAQVKLNRELTQMVLDVELPVQPEELDLQVADIAALNQQLEKWEFGNNLRSRILNILKLDKSNEAAAVLTESLQAEVIAEITVEESGLVWLNEEHSVLGLAFDAATQKMAIVNGEHHGILLDLAELSGVEATQLAKWLSAPEKYKCVHGAKEISAQLAAEGYSLNGIAHDTLLASYLLRPDQRRYELADLYRRYLERGLVAQEDEDSDSAVVPLEKQAAAVIELAAELAKRLLEAEAYELYQELEIPLAGILQRMEAAGIAVNREVLEEQLSHFEQQVENEVAAAREIAGDPNLSLTSPQQLQKVLFDTLALPKTKKTKTGYSTAAAELEALALTNPHPFLEHLLAHREYQKLKTTLEGLIKAIASDGRIHTTFNQTATTTGRLSSTEPNLQNIPVRTPAGREIRKSFIPGPGYECLLTADYSQIEMRVMAHLSEDAGLIDAYLKGEDLHNYVGAQVFEVPIDGVTPDLRRRVKAMSYGLAYGLSAYGLAKQLNIPPGEAKSIMEAYFRRFGGVKKYLEQVVEKARADGYTATVFGRRRYLPDLNSPNRLARDNAERAALNAPIQGTAAEVIKIAMIRVDRELQKAKVKSRVLLQVHDELVVEVYPGELEQVKKIVETEMDRAISLKVPLEVSVGVGANWDEAAH
- a CDS encoding glucose PTS transporter subunit IIA; amino-acid sequence: MASSTTTTAQHILSNIGGAENVTSFTHCATRLRMQLSDQSKVNVSALENDPSVLGVVKQGETGLQIIMGGGVAEYYAAINKEPGMGEGASKAASSNKEYGGVRSRFGYVDYAFEFLSDTFRPVLWALLGASLIITLLVLADTIGWQDFRAPMNEQPESYQFMHSMWRSVFYFLPIFVGATAARKLGANEWVGAAIPAALFTPEFLGMTETATKVATNIEGQYAYKAIVFGLPMYIQNYGGQVFPPILAAILLFWVEKGLKKVIPGAVQMVFVPFISLLVMIPLTAFLVGPFGLGIGNGISEFLFWLNGLSPFILAVVIPLLYPFLVPLGLHWPLNAIMIVNISTLGYDFIQGPMGAWNFACFGVATGVMIVSMREKNLAMRQVAAGGMFAGLLGGISEPSLYGILLRFRKTYMRLLPGCVVGGLVIGAFNVKAYAFVFTSLLTIPAMDPWLGYTAGIMAAFFTSLLLVVIFDYRSKEERDEIRAAIAAENAAEAGVTAAPAAPEAKIVDGTPVTIGSPLAGTLVALENTPDEAFAAGAVGKGISIDPSGDTVYAPADGTVMAAFPTGHAIGLKLDNGVQLLIHIGIDTVNMEGKGFELQVAKGDTVKQGQALVTFDRAAIEAAGYSPITPVLVTNHKKLANVVALNNSGEVQVGDALLEATPKVKANV
- a CDS encoding ABC transporter substrate-binding protein, producing the protein MIFRKTLATSAVMLVSLFGLSACVTNEETSTPAGWQQVIPPADPKVQELVPAEIRARGVLTTATNPPFAPFEFKDSAGNIIGVEMDLARAVAAVMGLELKISQQDFALILPSIDGGTIDFGASGFTDNEERRANYDFVNTLYAGLQWAQLSDAPPVDPNNACGLSIAVQRTTVSETTDLRPKSAECVAKGLKPIEILSYDSSDSAATAVIVGRAAAFSADSPVTAWAVERAAGKLKTAGPMFTAAPYGFAAPKGSQLSIALAAAMQSLIDSGDYARILQYWNITDGLIEHALINEKPLGEL
- a CDS encoding DUF368 domain-containing protein, whose product is MSSTSPLTFAANMLRGALIGIAELVPGISGGTVALIVGIYEKALHNASGLLKLARTRSKADAQKIDWAFLIAVAIGMLGAAIGVAGLLQDFVLNHPSISRGLFLGMVIISLIVPLGMLDPRELKAHKLPLIGLFIGFAVLAFFGTGFTATAHENPPLIAIFFAAMVAVCALILPGLSGSFLLLALGLYSPVIGAVRAGTVSVLVVFILGALIGLISFVKILDWLLTNKRTYTLVVMAGLMLGSLRALWPWQTPDGALLAPTGPNQLSVWIAVLTGAALVAVILYIDYRHGQHQPAQIIKDSEPTA
- the rpsA gene encoding 30S ribosomal protein S1 is translated as MPNSNVPQVAINDIGTAEDFLAAVDQTIKYFNDGDIVEGTVVKVDHDEVLLDIGYKTEGVIPTRELSIKHDVDPDEVVQIGDQIDALVLTKEDKEGRLILSKKRAQYERAWGTIEQLKENDEPVTGTVIEVVKGGLILDIGLRGFLPASLVEMRRVRDLDPYIGQEIEAKIIELDKHRNNVVLSRRAWLEQTQSEVRSEFLHQLQKGQVRKGAVSSIVNFGAFVDLGGVDGLVHVSELSWKHIDHPSEVVSVGDEVTVEVLDVDLDRERVSLSLKATQEDPWRVFARTHAVGQIVPGKVTKLVPFGAFVRVDEGIEGLVHISELAQRHVEVPDQVVAVGEEAMVKVIDIDLDRRRISLSLKQADEDFSEEFDPSKYGMADSYDEQGNYIFPEGFDPETNEWMEGFDAQREAWESRYAESERRHQSHAAQVERHRAAAAEAAEETATNYSSKSEDAAPVSETEEVAGSLASDEQLAALREKLAGN